Proteins from a genomic interval of Bdellovibrionales bacterium:
- a CDS encoding OmpA family protein, whose translation MPSFIVSAVCTVFTTFLMACSTQPKIVEFSTGSDPQVELDRVGSQISIAKSRQVDVLSPKNFLAAERAQSDAIGLRASNRPQSAVLHEVAVSEAYLKKANSVAEVAGKILEKIAEARRDAITSNAGRYFPVEMMKADNVFKRISKRIEGNGALSSEKQRDALELSYRSIELDSIKREKLGPSKAAMEEAIKEGAKKLTPETLLLTQKIFADSDAAIALHRGNTAELNRISNETMAAAERLLKMVRDAKVFAAKNPEELAKVVESNENAADQAEDSLYQAEVDLAQNRNRLAEESARNNKLESKLWLEREYERTRRLFTEDEAKIYRLEDKLLLRLNGLSFASNKSVIDSEKYQLLNKVQVVLGRFEPSNVMIEGHTDALGNRTANMKLSIARARSVQSYLIANGYGVHNLISVTGYGDSRPVATNKTPKGRAQNRRIDVLIQVPPASLADKK comes from the coding sequence ATGCCGAGTTTTATTGTTAGTGCTGTTTGTACTGTTTTTACAACATTCTTAATGGCTTGCAGTACCCAGCCAAAAATAGTTGAGTTTAGCACGGGATCTGATCCGCAAGTTGAACTGGATAGAGTGGGATCACAAATTTCAATAGCGAAGAGTCGTCAGGTTGATGTGTTGTCTCCAAAGAACTTTCTTGCTGCAGAAAGGGCACAGAGTGACGCCATTGGTTTAAGGGCTAGTAATCGGCCCCAGAGTGCTGTATTGCATGAAGTTGCGGTTTCTGAGGCTTATTTGAAAAAGGCGAATTCTGTCGCTGAGGTGGCAGGAAAAATTTTGGAGAAAATAGCGGAAGCACGTCGAGATGCTATCACTTCGAATGCCGGTAGGTACTTTCCAGTTGAAATGATGAAAGCGGACAATGTATTTAAGAGAATTTCTAAAAGGATTGAAGGCAACGGCGCTTTAAGTTCGGAAAAACAGCGTGATGCACTTGAGTTGAGCTATCGAAGTATTGAACTTGATTCTATTAAGAGGGAAAAATTGGGGCCAAGTAAGGCCGCAATGGAAGAGGCGATCAAAGAAGGTGCCAAGAAACTCACTCCAGAAACGCTTCTGTTAACTCAAAAAATCTTTGCAGATTCTGATGCGGCTATTGCTTTACACCGGGGGAATACGGCCGAATTGAACAGAATTTCGAATGAGACTATGGCGGCAGCAGAGCGCTTGCTGAAAATGGTTCGGGATGCCAAGGTCTTTGCAGCAAAAAATCCGGAGGAACTGGCAAAGGTGGTGGAGAGCAATGAGAATGCTGCCGATCAAGCAGAAGACTCTCTCTATCAAGCGGAGGTGGACCTCGCTCAAAATCGGAATCGGTTGGCTGAAGAATCTGCCCGAAACAATAAGCTGGAGTCGAAATTGTGGTTGGAGAGGGAGTATGAACGAACTCGGCGTCTGTTCACAGAGGATGAAGCAAAAATTTATAGATTGGAGGACAAACTGTTGCTTCGATTAAATGGGTTATCGTTTGCGAGCAATAAATCAGTGATTGATTCTGAAAAATATCAATTGCTGAACAAAGTTCAAGTCGTTTTAGGCAGATTTGAACCGAGCAACGTTATGATTGAAGGTCATACCGATGCATTGGGAAATAGGACGGCGAATATGAAGTTATCAATTGCTCGAGCTCGATCGGTCCAATCCTATCTGATTGCAAACGGATATGGAGTACATAATCTGATATCAGTGACTGGCTATGGAGATTCAAGACCTGTTGCTACAAACAAGACGCCAAAAGGTCGCGCTCAGAATCGGCGGATTGATGTGTTGATTCAGGTTCCACCAGCCAGTCTTGCAGATAAGAAGTAG
- a CDS encoding outer membrane beta-barrel protein: MAQGESFRYWSRLLFLILLTMPLSSLRAVANEDWVGLLKDSPQWTLQPPPAALKPQYAQAEADDSYDPFADYSEFDEASDEEADINFFRNGRFFTLGFIGGYRSFTETLGQIYSAAPDFGLFLNYFFDLRFSMQLSFLTGDHTINFISPAKTQVIGTAAITAIGIDLKYYLNTQNVTRGLARFNPYLIGGFSQVYRTATIAGISAFSKEGALAFDLGAGIEIPMMRNKMFLGFQTSYHLVNFKDENSEINLAGGEKTGIYPTGDFFNLAVILGINY, translated from the coding sequence TTGGCTCAAGGCGAAAGTTTTAGATATTGGAGCCGCCTGCTATTTCTTATTCTGCTCACGATGCCCCTTTCATCTCTCCGTGCTGTGGCCAACGAGGATTGGGTTGGACTGCTCAAAGACAGTCCTCAGTGGACACTTCAGCCCCCTCCTGCTGCGCTCAAACCGCAATACGCCCAGGCCGAGGCGGACGACAGCTATGACCCCTTTGCAGATTACAGTGAGTTTGATGAAGCCAGCGACGAAGAGGCCGATATCAATTTTTTTCGTAATGGTCGATTTTTCACTCTCGGCTTTATTGGAGGCTATCGAAGTTTTACCGAAACTCTTGGCCAAATTTATTCTGCTGCGCCTGATTTCGGTCTCTTTCTCAATTATTTTTTCGATCTCCGATTTTCCATGCAGCTTTCCTTTCTGACTGGCGACCATACCATCAATTTTATCTCTCCGGCTAAAACTCAGGTGATCGGGACGGCGGCCATTACTGCCATTGGCATTGACCTCAAATACTATTTAAACACTCAAAACGTCACCAGGGGGCTCGCGAGATTCAACCCCTACCTTATCGGCGGTTTTTCCCAAGTCTATCGGACTGCTACAATCGCGGGAATCAGTGCCTTTTCAAAAGAAGGCGCTCTGGCTTTTGATTTGGGCGCTGGAATAGAAATTCCGATGATGCGCAACAAAATGTTCCTTGGATTTCAAACGAGCTACCACTTGGTCAACTTTAAAGACGAAAACTCGGAAATTAACTTGGCTGGCGGAGAAAAAACTGGAATCTATCCCACCGGAGATTTCTTCAACCTTGCTGTCATACTGGGAATTAATTACTAG
- a CDS encoding phosphoribosylformylglycinamidine cyclo-ligase: protein MDYKTAGVDIEAGDALVTWLKANQPARLPHQERIVSGIGGFAALFRGSFPEMESPCLVSCTDGVGTKVKLAVQYGGYEQVAQDLVAMCVNDMICSGAQPLFFLDYYACGRLNLENAKLFLKGVQNACLQSDCLLIGGETAEMPGVYNPEDFDCAGFSVGVVDETKVLGAHRVQFGDRVIGVSSSGFHSNGFSLLRRIFERDLDTWADRLLIPTALYVRLAKELNQIPGIRAYAHVTGGGMDNLLRVVSEASVLSLKTWEVPEPFLEVKRRGKMEWKNLLSTLNCGIGLVVYVSSEGEFQAHKLIGQHGFKSFSLGTVEEGEAGSASRWTFKESEFTEQL, encoded by the coding sequence ATGGATTATAAGACGGCCGGCGTCGATATTGAAGCTGGGGATGCCTTGGTCACTTGGCTTAAAGCAAATCAGCCCGCACGTTTGCCTCATCAGGAGCGTATCGTGTCAGGAATCGGGGGCTTTGCTGCTCTTTTTCGGGGTTCATTTCCAGAAATGGAATCGCCCTGTCTGGTCAGTTGCACAGATGGAGTTGGCACCAAAGTAAAACTGGCCGTTCAGTATGGGGGTTACGAGCAGGTGGCTCAGGATCTCGTCGCCATGTGTGTCAATGACATGATTTGCAGCGGAGCTCAGCCTCTCTTTTTTTTAGATTATTACGCTTGTGGTCGTTTGAATCTCGAAAATGCAAAACTCTTTTTAAAGGGAGTTCAAAATGCTTGTCTCCAATCAGACTGCCTCCTGATCGGCGGTGAAACGGCTGAGATGCCGGGTGTTTACAATCCTGAGGATTTTGATTGCGCGGGCTTTAGTGTCGGAGTCGTGGATGAAACTAAAGTCTTGGGTGCTCATCGAGTGCAGTTTGGAGACCGGGTCATAGGGGTCTCAAGTTCTGGTTTTCATTCGAATGGATTTTCACTTTTGCGTAGGATTTTTGAACGGGATTTGGACACTTGGGCCGATCGACTTCTTATTCCGACAGCGCTGTATGTTCGTTTGGCGAAAGAACTCAACCAAATTCCAGGGATTCGGGCCTATGCCCACGTCACGGGCGGAGGAATGGACAACTTGCTGCGGGTTGTTTCGGAGGCCTCGGTTCTTTCACTGAAAACCTGGGAAGTTCCGGAACCATTTCTTGAAGTGAAAAGGCGCGGAAAAATGGAATGGAAAAATCTTTTGAGCACACTGAATTGTGGCATTGGGTTAGTTGTCTACGTCAGCTCAGAGGGCGAATTTCAGGCACACAAACTCATTGGTCAGCACGGTTTTAAATCCTTTTCTCTGGGCACTGTAGAAGAGGGAGAGGCAGGCTCGGCATCTCGGTGGACATTTAAAGAGAGTGAGTTTACCGAGCAGCTTTAG
- a CDS encoding adenylosuccinate lyase — translation MISRYSRPEMNENWSLQHKFDSMLKVEIAVAEVQADLGIIPKQAAVDIRKLARFDLKRIDEIEATTKHDVIAFVSCVAENIGESGRYVHYGLTSSDVLDTALSLQICAAGDILVRSMNRLEASLGRLIDEHEKTLCSGRTHGMHAEPTSFGFKMSGFAAELKRNQSRFERAVANCAIGKLSGAVGTYSTQAFEVEEGVCRKLGLQAETVATQVIPRDRHAEVFFALAMIGTGLERLAVELRHLQRTEVSEVVEGFSPGQKGSSAMPHKKNPISSENITGAARLLRGYLQSAMENVALWHERDISHSCVERVIFPDAFVLCDYVVDRMCGVLDGLFVDSKRMLSNMELSAGHLFSSHALLALVDAGLTREEAYRLVQAHAHKLKLGQNLKESLLEDKEVTDRVPRKKLDEIFSGNTHREAILKVIGRVRAQILRKHK, via the coding sequence TTGATTTCTAGATACTCCCGCCCGGAGATGAACGAAAACTGGAGTCTTCAGCACAAATTTGACTCAATGCTAAAAGTCGAAATCGCAGTTGCTGAGGTTCAAGCTGACTTGGGTATCATCCCAAAACAAGCAGCTGTTGATATTCGAAAATTGGCTCGATTTGATCTGAAGCGAATTGATGAAATTGAAGCGACGACCAAGCATGATGTGATTGCCTTTGTTTCTTGCGTGGCAGAAAATATTGGGGAGAGTGGTCGTTATGTTCATTATGGATTGACCTCCTCAGACGTTTTAGACACGGCACTGAGTCTTCAGATCTGTGCTGCTGGGGACATTCTCGTTCGCTCAATGAATCGATTGGAAGCCTCTCTTGGGCGATTGATAGACGAGCATGAGAAGACCCTTTGCTCAGGCCGGACCCATGGAATGCATGCCGAACCCACCAGCTTTGGATTTAAGATGTCTGGCTTTGCAGCTGAATTGAAACGCAATCAGAGTCGTTTTGAAAGGGCTGTTGCAAACTGTGCGATAGGAAAGCTGAGCGGAGCTGTTGGGACCTATTCAACTCAAGCATTTGAGGTTGAGGAGGGAGTGTGTCGCAAACTGGGCCTGCAAGCAGAGACGGTTGCAACTCAGGTTATTCCTCGTGATCGTCACGCAGAGGTTTTTTTTGCGCTAGCGATGATTGGTACGGGTCTGGAACGTTTGGCTGTAGAACTGCGTCATCTTCAAAGGACCGAGGTGTCGGAGGTTGTGGAAGGCTTCTCGCCTGGTCAAAAGGGTTCAAGCGCTATGCCTCATAAAAAAAATCCTATTAGTTCCGAGAATATTACGGGAGCGGCACGCTTGCTGCGAGGTTATTTGCAATCCGCAATGGAAAACGTCGCCCTTTGGCACGAGAGAGACATCAGCCATTCCTGTGTTGAGCGGGTTATTTTTCCTGATGCCTTTGTTCTCTGTGATTATGTCGTTGATCGTATGTGTGGCGTTCTTGATGGTCTTTTTGTTGATTCAAAGCGTATGTTGTCCAACATGGAATTGTCGGCAGGACATTTATTTAGTTCCCACGCCCTGCTCGCTCTCGTTGATGCCGGACTTACGAGAGAAGAGGCTTATCGGTTGGTGCAGGCCCACGCTCATAAATTAAAGCTTGGACAAAACCTAAAGGAAAGTTTACTCGAGGACAAAGAAGTGACAGATCGAGTTCCAAGAAAAAAATTGGACGAGATCTTTTCTGGAAATACGCATCGTGAGGCGATTCTGAAAGTAATTGGTCGAGTGAGAGCTCAGATACTACGGAAGCACAAGTGA
- a CDS encoding phosphoribosylaminoimidazolesuccinocarboxamide synthase, with translation MNYKKGEFLYEGKAKRIFQVKGENDLLWIEFKDSLTAFNAQKKGSFEEKGVVNKRIALLTFRYLKSRGIPSHVVADLSEREMVCEKLSIIPLEVVVRNWLAGSTAKKFALDEGTALEQPLVEFYYKKDELNDPFVSDDQALMLKTVEKQETLNELKIKALEVNKALSDFFKAIGIRLIDFKIEFGFDKNGKILLGDEITPDSCRLWDLATLEKLDKDRFRRDLGKVAESYLEVLNRITGYWEEQL, from the coding sequence GTGAATTATAAAAAAGGTGAGTTTCTTTACGAGGGAAAGGCCAAGAGGATTTTTCAGGTTAAGGGTGAGAACGATCTTTTGTGGATTGAGTTTAAAGACTCCTTAACGGCGTTCAATGCTCAAAAGAAGGGCTCGTTCGAAGAAAAAGGGGTCGTCAACAAGCGGATTGCACTGTTGACTTTTCGATATTTGAAATCGCGAGGTATTCCCAGTCATGTCGTGGCCGATTTGAGCGAGCGCGAAATGGTCTGTGAGAAGCTTTCAATTATTCCGCTTGAAGTTGTGGTACGAAATTGGTTGGCGGGCTCCACTGCCAAGAAATTTGCCCTTGACGAGGGGACAGCTCTCGAGCAGCCATTGGTAGAATTTTATTATAAAAAGGACGAACTTAATGATCCCTTTGTGAGTGATGACCAGGCCTTGATGCTCAAGACCGTCGAAAAGCAAGAGACACTGAATGAATTAAAGATCAAGGCTCTCGAGGTCAACAAGGCTCTCAGTGATTTTTTTAAAGCGATTGGAATTCGACTCATCGATTTCAAGATCGAATTTGGATTTGATAAAAATGGAAAGATCTTATTGGGTGATGAGATCACTCCGGACAGTTGTCGCTTGTGGGATTTGGCCACTCTAGAAAAACTTGACAAGGATCGGTTTCGTCGTGATTTGGGCAAGGTTGCGGAGAGCTATTTAGAGGTTCTCAATCGAATTACCGGGTACTGGGAGGAGCAGTTATGA
- the purS gene encoding phosphoribosylformylglycinamidine synthase subunit PurS yields MKIGVKILPRTEVLDSQGRAVEKTLSQHGKRVGACRVGKYIQLEIDDETQEGALAKARDIAEFVLYNPLIEIYELEVVSK; encoded by the coding sequence ATGAAAATCGGCGTAAAGATTTTGCCAAGAACAGAAGTTTTAGACAGTCAGGGTAGGGCTGTAGAGAAAACACTTTCTCAACATGGAAAACGAGTAGGGGCCTGCAGAGTGGGTAAGTACATTCAACTAGAGATCGACGATGAAACTCAGGAAGGGGCCTTAGCCAAAGCAAGGGACATTGCGGAGTTTGTTTTATACAATCCTCTTATTGAAATATACGAGTTAGAGGTGGTGTCGAAATGA
- the purQ gene encoding phosphoribosylformylglycinamidine synthase subunit PurQ: MSSSKRVGILRFLGTNCDRDVWQALESVGLTPQWLWYQDRFDPKDFVAFVLPGGFSYGDYLRCGALAAKATVMDSLREGVKRGIPTLGICNGFQILCDSGLLPGALVRNLGLRFIDDWVRLELVNSCPFFVGRPTEQNLFRLPIAHGEGRYYIEEDGLKRIQDRGQIWWTYKENPNGSIGDIAGVKNEAGHVVGLMPHPERALFDWMGGSAGRQFFETLL; the protein is encoded by the coding sequence ATGAGTTCTTCCAAGAGAGTCGGAATTCTTCGCTTTTTGGGAACTAATTGTGATCGAGATGTTTGGCAGGCACTGGAGTCGGTGGGCTTAACTCCACAATGGCTTTGGTACCAAGATCGATTCGATCCTAAAGATTTTGTGGCCTTTGTTTTGCCGGGCGGCTTTAGTTACGGAGATTATCTTCGTTGTGGGGCCTTGGCGGCAAAAGCCACAGTCATGGATTCCTTGCGTGAGGGAGTTAAACGAGGGATTCCGACCTTGGGAATCTGTAATGGTTTTCAAATTCTTTGCGACAGTGGGCTTTTGCCTGGCGCATTGGTTCGCAACCTGGGTTTGCGTTTTATCGACGATTGGGTCAGGCTTGAGTTGGTGAATTCTTGCCCTTTTTTCGTGGGTCGCCCAACCGAACAAAATTTGTTCCGACTCCCTATCGCTCATGGTGAAGGCCGTTACTACATTGAAGAAGATGGTTTAAAGAGGATTCAGGATCGAGGACAGATCTGGTGGACTTATAAAGAAAATCCAAATGGTTCAATCGGAGACATTGCGGGAGTGAAGAATGAAGCTGGTCATGTGGTTGGTTTGATGCCGCATCCCGAACGCGCCCTCTTTGATTGGATGGGTGGATCAGCGGGTCGTCAGTTTTTTGAGACCCTGCTCTAG
- the purL gene encoding phosphoribosylformylglycinamidine synthase subunit PurL — MELSAKLKRYRISQQEYLRIKELLGREPKGVEWALFSALWSEHCSYKSSKVHLKKFFNKTDRVLESFGENAGVIDLGMGERVAFKMESHNHPSYIEPYQGAATGVGGILRDIFTMNARPIALGNFLCFGDPKASRMPALIDGVVRGIAGYGNCVGVPTVTGQTEFHSSYNGNILVNAFALGLFRPGKKVVNSKARGPGNYVVYVGAKTGRDGVHGASMASESFDDNSAAKKPTVQIGDPFFEKLLIESCLEVMDKDLVVAIQDMGAAGLASSSFEMASKGGVGLTLKLDQVPLRDSSISPEEILLSESQERMLLVCEPAKFPALKEVFDRWNLDASVVGEIKTEPTVELYWHGENICTIDPDLLVDNAPLYERPYQPWVDQRREKLTDRIASSVEDANDALVEALTDLRGTSRNWIFRQYDQRVGGATVRDCSDSVAVVRLPDSGRALGIVLGCRPYMMRWDAKQGGVDAVAYPAIELAIKGFEPLALTDCLNFGNPEKPELMSEFVASVEGMNSMCQALQAPVISGNVSFYNETLNSNVTSTPATGLVGLRPDVVEIPASHFVGAFNDIYLLRLTQLELSGQYAEAKTNQPMVGRGQIDVNRIADFVQFLTRLGREKYIKSSRIVGKYGLAYALSRMAIPLNIGAKTAGGEWYLNPRKEAESLFCEHYYEILFEVGKSDGERLKSAVKDAKMESVKLFKLGETGEDRVICGRSIDIPINELARAYSRGWEANLEILA; from the coding sequence GTGGAATTGTCGGCCAAACTAAAGCGTTACCGAATCAGTCAGCAAGAGTACTTGCGAATAAAGGAACTGCTCGGTCGTGAGCCAAAAGGAGTCGAATGGGCTCTGTTCTCTGCGCTTTGGAGTGAGCATTGTAGTTACAAGAGTTCTAAGGTTCACTTAAAGAAATTTTTCAACAAGACGGATCGGGTCCTCGAGAGTTTTGGCGAAAATGCGGGAGTGATTGATCTGGGGATGGGAGAGCGCGTGGCATTTAAAATGGAAAGCCACAATCACCCCAGTTACATAGAGCCCTATCAAGGTGCAGCGACAGGGGTGGGCGGGATTTTACGTGATATTTTTACGATGAACGCGCGCCCAATTGCCTTGGGAAATTTTTTGTGTTTTGGAGACCCGAAGGCTTCGAGAATGCCGGCTTTGATCGATGGAGTTGTCAGAGGAATAGCTGGATATGGAAACTGCGTGGGAGTTCCCACGGTGACGGGCCAGACTGAATTTCATTCCTCCTACAACGGGAATATTTTGGTAAATGCCTTTGCCCTTGGCTTATTTCGGCCAGGGAAAAAGGTGGTGAATTCAAAAGCTCGTGGACCAGGGAACTATGTTGTTTATGTTGGAGCCAAGACAGGTCGGGATGGAGTTCATGGGGCTTCCATGGCGAGCGAGTCCTTTGATGACAATAGTGCCGCAAAAAAACCGACGGTTCAGATTGGTGATCCATTTTTTGAAAAGTTATTAATAGAGTCATGTCTCGAAGTTATGGATAAGGATCTTGTGGTTGCTATCCAGGATATGGGAGCTGCGGGCTTGGCAAGCTCGAGTTTTGAGATGGCGTCAAAAGGGGGAGTTGGTTTGACCCTCAAATTGGATCAGGTCCCTCTCAGAGATTCTTCGATTTCTCCAGAGGAAATTCTTCTTTCAGAAAGCCAAGAGCGAATGTTGCTCGTTTGTGAGCCTGCAAAATTCCCAGCTCTAAAAGAAGTTTTCGATCGTTGGAATCTCGATGCTTCAGTTGTTGGAGAGATCAAGACTGAGCCGACAGTTGAGCTTTACTGGCATGGAGAAAATATTTGTACAATAGATCCTGATCTTCTTGTTGATAATGCCCCCCTTTACGAAAGGCCGTACCAGCCCTGGGTTGATCAGAGACGAGAAAAGCTGACGGATCGGATTGCGTCTTCTGTCGAGGATGCTAACGATGCCTTGGTAGAGGCGCTCACTGATTTGCGGGGCACTTCTCGAAATTGGATCTTTCGTCAATACGATCAAAGAGTGGGTGGGGCGACTGTTCGAGATTGCAGTGACTCGGTTGCGGTGGTGAGGCTTCCTGATTCAGGTCGAGCCCTTGGTATTGTTTTGGGTTGTCGTCCCTACATGATGAGATGGGATGCCAAGCAGGGTGGCGTTGATGCCGTCGCCTATCCCGCCATTGAGTTGGCCATTAAAGGCTTTGAACCTTTGGCGCTCACAGACTGTTTGAATTTCGGAAATCCAGAAAAACCAGAATTGATGTCCGAATTTGTCGCCTCTGTTGAAGGAATGAATTCTATGTGCCAAGCTCTTCAGGCACCAGTGATAAGCGGTAACGTGAGTTTTTATAATGAAACTCTCAATAGCAATGTGACCTCCACTCCAGCGACGGGATTAGTTGGATTGCGTCCAGACGTCGTAGAAATTCCGGCTTCTCATTTTGTGGGAGCCTTTAATGACATTTACCTTTTGCGCTTGACGCAATTGGAGCTGAGCGGTCAGTACGCTGAAGCAAAGACAAATCAGCCGATGGTGGGACGTGGGCAGATCGATGTGAATAGAATTGCTGATTTTGTTCAATTTCTAACTCGATTGGGTCGAGAGAAATATATTAAGTCGTCCCGAATTGTGGGAAAATATGGATTGGCCTACGCTTTATCAAGAATGGCGATACCTCTCAATATCGGTGCAAAAACGGCCGGCGGTGAATGGTACTTGAATCCCCGAAAAGAGGCCGAATCCTTATTCTGCGAGCACTATTATGAAATACTTTTTGAAGTGGGCAAGTCTGACGGAGAGCGTTTGAAAAGCGCAGTGAAGGACGCGAAGATGGAATCTGTGAAACTTTTTAAATTAGGTGAAACGGGCGAGGACAGAGTTATCTGCGGCCGTAGCATCGATATTCCAATCAATGAGTTGGCGCGAGCTTATTCCAGAGGCTGGGAGGCAAATCTTGAAATCTTGGCGTGA
- a CDS encoding amidophosphoribosyltransferase — translation MKSWREECAVFGAWGDPEAGRMAYLGLFAQQHRGQESAGITSLAAGGNQIHHRGLGLVGDVFSAEALDKLEGTAAIGHVRYSTTGSNSTNNIQPLAAELQNGPVAMAHNGNIVNSRALRGELKKLGAIFQGTNDTECLLHLLARHPSGNMIKCLKESVLRLKGAYSLVLLAQDKLIAMRDPLGFRPLVLGQRPLEEGGFSWVVASETCAFDLIGAKYVREIEPGEIWWVDKEGEHSERFGEKAENLAQCVFEHVYFARPDSKVFGKSVYETRKRMGEILAEESPIDVDLVIPVPDSGLPAAIGYSQKSGLPFELGIIRNHYIGRTFIQPSQSIRSFGVRIKLNPQSEVLKGKRVVVIDDSLVRGTTSQKIIRLVRQAGAKEVHFRIASPPTTGPCYYGVDTPEKNELIANMKSLEGIREFIDADSLAYLTIEGMMRAVGAGRDGYCAACFDGSYPTEI, via the coding sequence TTGAAATCTTGGCGTGAGGAATGCGCTGTTTTTGGAGCCTGGGGAGATCCTGAGGCCGGTCGTATGGCCTATTTGGGCCTCTTTGCTCAACAACATCGGGGACAGGAGTCAGCAGGGATCACTTCTTTAGCAGCTGGTGGGAACCAAATTCATCATCGGGGATTGGGTTTGGTCGGTGATGTCTTTTCTGCCGAAGCTCTTGATAAATTGGAAGGCACGGCCGCGATAGGTCACGTGAGATATTCCACAACGGGGTCCAATTCGACAAACAACATTCAACCTCTCGCTGCGGAACTACAAAATGGTCCGGTGGCCATGGCTCACAATGGTAACATCGTCAATTCACGAGCCTTGCGTGGTGAATTGAAGAAATTAGGTGCTATTTTTCAAGGGACCAATGATACGGAGTGTTTGCTTCATCTGCTGGCCCGCCATCCCAGTGGCAATATGATTAAGTGTTTGAAGGAATCAGTTCTGCGCTTGAAGGGCGCCTACAGCCTGGTTTTGCTCGCCCAAGATAAACTGATTGCCATGCGCGATCCCTTGGGCTTTCGACCTCTGGTGTTGGGACAGAGACCTTTAGAGGAAGGGGGCTTTTCTTGGGTGGTGGCCTCTGAGACCTGTGCTTTTGATCTCATTGGAGCAAAATACGTCAGAGAGATTGAGCCAGGAGAGATTTGGTGGGTAGATAAAGAGGGAGAACACAGCGAGAGATTTGGGGAGAAGGCAGAGAATCTCGCTCAGTGTGTTTTTGAACATGTCTATTTTGCGCGTCCTGATTCAAAAGTCTTCGGAAAGAGTGTTTACGAAACTCGCAAAAGAATGGGCGAAATACTAGCTGAAGAGAGTCCTATCGATGTGGATTTGGTGATACCCGTGCCCGACAGTGGCTTGCCCGCAGCAATCGGCTATAGTCAGAAGAGCGGCCTTCCTTTTGAATTGGGAATTATTCGCAATCACTACATTGGCCGAACTTTTATTCAGCCCAGTCAAAGTATTCGTTCCTTTGGAGTCAGAATTAAGTTGAACCCTCAGTCGGAAGTGCTCAAAGGGAAAAGAGTCGTCGTGATCGATGATTCATTGGTCAGGGGAACAACCAGTCAGAAAATAATCCGTTTGGTGAGACAGGCAGGAGCCAAAGAAGTCCATTTTAGGATCGCTTCTCCTCCTACCACTGGTCCTTGCTACTATGGAGTGGACACGCCTGAAAAAAATGAACTGATTGCAAATATGAAGTCCCTGGAAGGGATCAGAGAATTCATCGATGCCGATTCTCTTGCTTACCTCACGATCGAAGGAATGATGAGGGCTGTAGGTGCGGGCCGCGATGGATATTGTGCCGCTTGCTTTGATGGTTCCTATCCAACCGAAATTTGA
- a CDS encoding PadR family transcriptional regulator, whose protein sequence is MKDLKTFPDSCFIVLSILSEGEVHGYDLEKMVFNRGFRFWTQLGRSSIYNSLRMLEKSGLVKSKLQEGGGPTRKVFAITKPGLQTLKKEGYKHLANPAHWRSEIDLGIYALPLLDQPDRQKAISETLECLQERVEFINERLKWCRDRKLELPALTFERTAVMLEAEIQWLKSTFKKIGIRPSEFSYEDWQNYEYREPPKSDLL, encoded by the coding sequence ATGAAAGATTTAAAGACGTTTCCTGATTCTTGTTTTATAGTGCTCTCCATTCTTTCAGAGGGAGAGGTTCATGGCTATGACCTTGAAAAAATGGTATTCAATCGAGGCTTTCGATTCTGGACACAATTGGGGCGATCATCAATTTACAACTCGCTCCGAATGCTTGAAAAAAGTGGTTTAGTGAAATCCAAATTACAGGAAGGTGGAGGGCCAACACGTAAAGTTTTTGCGATTACCAAACCTGGTTTACAGACCTTAAAAAAGGAAGGTTACAAACACTTGGCGAATCCTGCCCACTGGAGGAGCGAAATTGATCTCGGAATTTATGCACTGCCTCTGTTAGATCAACCTGATAGACAAAAAGCCATATCTGAAACTTTAGAGTGCCTCCAGGAAAGAGTCGAGTTCATCAATGAGCGACTCAAATGGTGCCGAGATCGTAAGCTTGAGTTGCCAGCCCTAACCTTTGAGCGCACAGCAGTGATGCTGGAGGCTGAAATTCAATGGCTGAAAAGCACCTTCAAAAAGATTGGGATCCGCCCTTCCGAATTTTCATATGAAGATTGGCAAAATTATGAATATCGCGAGCCACCGAAATCTGATTTGCTTTAA